CTTTGACAGTATACGTGAGCTTCCGCGAAGAATTAGCAAAGGACTACGGGGAAATTATTGGCCTTATACAACAGCTGATAGATGGAAACTCAGACGGAGTAAGCCTTTTCATGGATGAGAACACCTCTCGATACGTCTCTGACTTGAAACAAGAGTCCTCTTCCACCGTGGACGACAGCGTAAAGGACGAGTTTTGGCAGTTAGTGGATGTGTTAAAGGCTGGGCCTGATTCCAATAATACTCACGATAAAGGCTCTTCTGTTGAGTATACGGTAGATATGAGCACGTTGAGCGATCTTCCGAGCTCTTCATTGGACCAATTGTGCAAGGATATCATCGAGTTCAGGACTCGTGTCATCACGttggagaaggagaaaaggAACAAAGAGCTGATAGAGgcagagaagagaaggagaCAACATCTCAAGCAGATCtttgataaaataaagaatgCAGAGGGATCAAGTAAATCGGACAGAAAGAATGCGGACGACAATGAAGGcgacgacgacgaagaagatgatgatgacgatgatgacgacgaaGACGATAACGAATATCAAGACGAGAAAGACGACTATGAGGTCGAGCAAAAAAGGTTAAAGGCCGAAACCGAAACTCAACAGAATGCTTACGATAACCTTGTACACGAATTCCAGAATAAAATGCTGGTCGAATATTCCTCACTACGACAAGAACTCCACCGCTTACAAAACTATGAAACACAGCTCCACAAGAACCGTGGACCATTGCTAAAAGAGTTTATGCATTTGGCTTCTGACCCTCACTATGATCATCACAGAGCCTACAAGGAGACCGAACAAAAGGCTGACGAACAAGATCGTGCGCTCGAGGCcaaggaattgga
This genomic interval from Kluyveromyces marxianus DMKU3-1042 DNA, complete genome, chromosome 4 contains the following:
- the SNU71 gene encoding Snu71p, with protein sequence MDTVIFVSPVFYFQDHSNIERWKSTKPKPGYVPILNSDLAKFEQTLKQAHGEYVRKTTDGKEQTDKDAKNKNSGDGNTDNSDTSSLKSRFVDLQSFLPISLEQQLHTVCLGHVPLGLGVKGIDKVMEKLEQVFMKSLNAASKTEYIKQWSYVDCVNSLTVYVSFREELAKDYGEIIGLIQQLIDGNSDGVSLFMDENTSRYVSDLKQESSSTVDDSVKDEFWQLVDVLKAGPDSNNTHDKGSSVEYTVDMSTLSDLPSSSLDQLCKDIIEFRTRVITLEKEKRNKELIEAEKRRRQHLKQIFDKIKNAEGSSKSDRKNADDNEGDDDEEDDDDDDDDEDDNEYQDEKDDYEVEQKRLKAETETQQNAYDNLVHEFQNKMLVEYSSLRQELHRLQNYETQLHKNRGPLLKEFMHLASDPHYDHHRAYKETEQKADEQDRALEAKELEDRKQDSTTTPVTDSKPNAESAEPKIKLALRQQKQEEITEEEEQEEQEEQEVPEFLQKVELLKKSGAVDELVKEFLGVYEPDLVEYIFDNIREHQSRETLEKELAETFDDDSPVLVDRIWAAMETDA